The Hydrogenobacter thermophilus TK-6 genome window below encodes:
- a CDS encoding DsrE/DsrF/DrsH-like family protein has translation MATERLAIIASKGTLDMAYPPLIIASTAASLGLETAIFFTFYGLNIIHRKKINELKLAPIANPAMPMAFPPSMQNPVTNAISSIFPGPPQIMGVIPGMTDLMTFMMKKTIKEHGVASIPELIEACKEAEVKLIPCQMTMELFGYKYEDLIDGLEPPAGAATLINYLLEADKPMIIFI, from the coding sequence ATGGCTACTGAAAGGCTCGCCATAATAGCCTCAAAGGGTACGCTGGACATGGCGTATCCACCCCTGATAATAGCGTCAACTGCCGCTTCGTTGGGACTGGAGACTGCCATTTTTTTTACCTTTTACGGTCTTAACATCATCCACAGGAAGAAGATAAACGAGCTGAAGCTGGCACCCATAGCAAACCCTGCCATGCCCATGGCTTTTCCTCCATCCATGCAAAACCCCGTAACCAATGCCATATCCTCCATATTCCCCGGACCACCCCAGATTATGGGTGTGATACCCGGGATGACAGACCTCATGACCTTTATGATGAAAAAGACCATAAAAGAACACGGTGTGGCAAGCATCCCAGAACTCATAGAAGCTTGTAAAGAGGCTGAGGTAAAGCTCATACCCTGCCAGATGACTATGGAGCTCTTTGGCTACAAGTACGAGGACCTGATAGACGGTCTGGAACCCCCTGCGGGTGCTGCAACCCTCATAAACTACCTTCTTGAAGCGGATAAACCGATGATAATCTTTATTTAA
- a CDS encoding sulfurtransferase TusA family protein gives MATVTPDKVLDASGLNCPLPVLKTKKALEELQSGQILEVITTDPGAKADIPAFCSRTGHELIETVEEGGKIIFYLRKK, from the coding sequence ATGGCTACAGTAACTCCTGACAAAGTCCTTGATGCCTCAGGTCTTAACTGTCCTCTTCCCGTCCTCAAGACTAAGAAGGCTCTTGAAGAGCTCCAATCCGGGCAGATACTTGAGGTCATAACCACCGACCCGGGTGCAAAGGCTGATATCCCTGCCTTCTGCAGTCGCACAGGACACGAGCTTATAGAGACTGTGGAAGAGGGTGGTAAGATCATATTTTACTTAAGAAAGAAATAA
- a CDS encoding DUF2203 domain-containing protein, with product MKVFDLDGAKELLTLIKPLVEAINTKKEELYSLFTNMEEEEDKLEKLYMESQARELDAQIRQYFQKIEALGGVIKGTDPILIDFLSFYQNRYIWLCWKEDEETILYWHELDEGFAGRKPVELLRENSFRL from the coding sequence ATGAAGGTGTTTGACTTAGATGGTGCAAAAGAATTGCTCACTCTTATAAAACCTCTTGTGGAAGCTATAAACACAAAAAAGGAAGAGCTATACTCCCTCTTTACCAACATGGAAGAAGAGGAGGACAAGCTTGAGAAGTTATACATGGAGAGTCAAGCCAGGGAACTTGACGCACAGATAAGGCAGTACTTCCAAAAGATAGAAGCACTTGGCGGTGTTATAAAAGGCACAGATCCTATACTGATAGACTTTCTCTCCTTTTATCAAAACAGATACATATGGCTTTGCTGGAAAGAGGACGAAGAGACAATACTCTACTGGCACGAACTTGACGAAGGCTTTGCAGGAAGAAAACCTGTAGAACTATTAAGAGAAAACAGCTTTAGGTTATAA
- a CDS encoding YqaA family protein, producing the protein MIEQFFPELKRYAEDFVASYGYTAIFLISFTESIIQPIPPYPFIVSAPFFKLNVYMAGIVALLGNLLGALAAYYSASFLGETFVKRLLGEKLYLKGESLFNKYGFFAVLIGEPYKLVCWLSGIFKMPPLVFLIASFIARSIRIGAFVFFGNFLEKFIS; encoded by the coding sequence GTGATAGAGCAGTTTTTTCCGGAACTTAAAAGGTACGCAGAGGATTTTGTTGCCAGTTATGGCTATACAGCTATATTTCTCATATCTTTCACCGAATCTATAATACAGCCCATTCCTCCGTATCCCTTTATAGTAAGTGCTCCTTTTTTCAAACTGAATGTTTATATGGCAGGCATAGTTGCTCTTTTGGGAAATCTGCTTGGTGCTTTAGCAGCTTACTATTCAGCCAGTTTCCTTGGTGAGACCTTTGTAAAGCGCCTTCTTGGTGAAAAACTCTACCTGAAGGGTGAAAGCTTGTTCAATAAATACGGATTCTTTGCTGTCCTTATTGGCGAACCTTATAAGCTCGTCTGCTGGCTCTCGGGTATTTTCAAGATGCCCCCTTTGGTATTTTTAATAGCAAGCTTTATAGCTAGGAGTATAAGAATAGGCGCTTTTGTCTTTTTCGGTAACTTTTTAGAAAAGTTTATAAGTTAA
- a CDS encoding MBL fold metallo-hydrolase, which yields MDKVIFLGTAGGRASTFRLVRRSGGFLLSLSSKWIHVDPGPGAFVYLHQMDFDPRNLDLIVLSHIHLDHSADVNSLIESATDGGKRHHVALFAPRSAFEGEDKVILPYLRRRLAYEAFFEEGIILEYMSIKVKAVMKHRHHNTETYALLFNGKLLYVTCALFENRMLEVYPKHVKVMIINTTLYDKKAHIEHLSVEDAVKLIKEVKPQKAIITHFGYDFLKSHKPEEVAKHITSLTGIETLAAHDGMEVYL from the coding sequence TTGGATAAGGTAATCTTTTTGGGAACTGCAGGAGGTAGAGCCAGCACCTTTAGACTGGTTAGAAGGTCAGGTGGCTTTTTGCTAAGCTTATCAAGCAAGTGGATACATGTGGACCCCGGTCCTGGAGCATTTGTCTACTTACACCAAATGGATTTTGACCCAAGAAATCTGGATCTCATTGTACTTTCCCATATTCATCTTGACCACTCGGCAGATGTAAACTCTCTCATAGAGTCTGCAACAGATGGTGGTAAAAGGCATCATGTAGCTCTATTTGCGCCCCGCTCTGCCTTTGAGGGAGAGGACAAGGTTATCTTGCCTTACTTGAGGAGAAGATTAGCTTACGAAGCCTTCTTTGAAGAAGGAATAATCTTAGAGTACATGAGCATAAAGGTAAAAGCAGTTATGAAGCACAGACATCACAATACAGAGACTTATGCACTTTTGTTTAATGGAAAATTACTTTATGTAACATGCGCCCTCTTTGAAAACAGGATGTTAGAAGTCTATCCCAAGCACGTTAAAGTTATGATCATTAACACCACCCTTTATGACAAGAAGGCGCATATTGAGCACCTTTCTGTGGAAGATGCAGTCAAGCTTATAAAAGAAGTCAAACCACAAAAAGCTATAATAACCCACTTTGGATACGATTTTTTAAAAAGTCATAAACCCGAAGAAGTTGCCAAGCATATAACCTCGCTCACAGGGATTGAAACCCTTGCCGCCCACGATGGTATGGAGGTGTACCTTTAG
- a CDS encoding ferredoxin, protein MRILIDIDTCTTCRLCYDTLPTVFVDRGDGIPITLPMKSFPDRNLVEAIKEVMESCPSNSIQMEEVG, encoded by the coding sequence ATGAGGATACTCATTGACATAGATACATGCACAACCTGCAGGCTGTGCTACGATACGCTTCCTACTGTATTTGTGGACAGAGGTGATGGCATACCCATAACACTGCCCATGAAAAGCTTCCCTGACAGGAACCTTGTAGAAGCTATAAAAGAGGTGATGGAGAGCTGCCCCAGCAATTCTATACAGATGGAAGAAGTTGGATAA
- a CDS encoding ferredoxin, whose translation MALRTMVDPDTCTSCELCYDRVPEVYKNRGDGIAEVVSPGPDGWMMVPPELEQEVKEVTDECPSGSIITEEV comes from the coding sequence ATGGCACTCAGGACCATGGTTGACCCAGATACATGTACCTCATGCGAGCTGTGTTACGATAGAGTTCCCGAAGTATACAAAAACAGAGGTGATGGTATAGCTGAGGTGGTAAGTCCGGGACCCGATGGATGGATGATGGTACCACCAGAGCTCGAGCAAGAGGTTAAGGAAGTTACCGACGAGTGTCCCAGTGGCTCTATCATAACAGAGGAAGTATGA
- the sucD gene encoding succinate--CoA ligase subunit alpha: protein MAILVNRDTKVVVQGITGKEGSFHAAQCKAYGTQVVAGVTPGKGGQSVEGIPVFNTVEEAVQETNANCSLIFVPPAFAADAIVEALDAGIELIVCITEGVPVKDMMMVKDYMRKNYPSAKLIGPNCPGVITPGEAKVGIMPGHVFKRGSVGIVSRSGTLTYEAAYQLTMVGLGQSTAVGIGGDPVHGLSHKDVISMFNEDPETEAILIIGEIGGTAEEEAAEYIKHHVKKPVFAYIAGITAPPGRRMGHAGAIISGGRGTAQAKMQALREAGVYVIENPAFIGKSLQELLVKR from the coding sequence ATGGCTATACTTGTAAACAGAGACACAAAAGTGGTAGTTCAGGGCATTACTGGGAAGGAAGGATCTTTTCATGCTGCTCAGTGCAAAGCTTACGGCACACAGGTAGTGGCAGGAGTTACGCCCGGCAAAGGTGGACAATCTGTAGAAGGTATACCCGTCTTTAACACAGTGGAAGAAGCTGTTCAAGAAACCAATGCCAACTGCTCTCTCATATTCGTTCCCCCTGCCTTCGCAGCAGATGCCATAGTGGAAGCATTGGATGCAGGTATAGAGCTTATTGTGTGTATCACCGAAGGCGTGCCGGTAAAAGACATGATGATGGTAAAAGACTACATGAGAAAGAACTATCCCAGCGCTAAGCTCATAGGTCCCAACTGTCCAGGAGTTATCACACCAGGAGAGGCAAAGGTGGGCATAATGCCAGGGCATGTCTTTAAGAGAGGAAGCGTGGGCATAGTCTCAAGAAGTGGTACCCTCACTTATGAAGCAGCTTATCAGCTTACCATGGTGGGACTTGGACAGTCCACCGCTGTAGGTATAGGAGGCGACCCTGTGCATGGGCTTTCCCACAAAGATGTGATATCTATGTTTAATGAGGACCCGGAAACGGAGGCTATTCTCATTATAGGCGAGATAGGTGGCACCGCAGAGGAGGAGGCGGCAGAGTATATAAAGCATCATGTAAAAAAGCCTGTGTTTGCTTACATAGCAGGCATCACTGCACCCCCAGGCAGACGTATGGGACACGCAGGTGCCATAATAAGCGGTGGTAGAGGTACAGCTCAGGCAAAGATGCAGGCTCTTCGGGAAGCTGGTGTATATGTGATAGAAAACCCTGCCTTCATAGGCAAGTCTTTGCAGGAGCTTTTGGTAAAAAGGTGA
- the sucC gene encoding ADP-forming succinate--CoA ligase subunit beta has product MKLHEHQAKEILKRYNLPVPEGKVAFSLQEALQVAEELSGYPLVVKAQVHCGGRGKAGGVKLVKNQEELREAVESMLGKVLKTFQCPEGKPVSRVWIEKATNIEKEFYLSITLDRSVSKPVFMASAEGGMEIEEVAKEKPEAIHTLHIDPALGLMPFQARKIAFKLGLPVNEFVRISLALYKMYTDMDASLVEINPLVLTKEGNLILLDAKVEIDDNAMLRHKDVEELEDLTQLDPLEIEAKRYSLNYIKLDGNIGCMVNGAGLAMTTMDIIKLAGGDPANFLDVGGGANVEQIANAFRILMADKNVKAVFINIFGGILRCDRLAQGLIEAAKMVEIKVPVVVRMEGTNVEEGRRLLSESGLNFVNAVDMWDGAKKATELALR; this is encoded by the coding sequence ATGAAATTACACGAACATCAGGCTAAGGAAATTTTAAAAAGATATAACTTACCTGTTCCAGAAGGTAAGGTAGCTTTTAGCCTTCAGGAGGCTCTGCAGGTTGCTGAAGAGCTTAGCGGATATCCTTTGGTGGTCAAAGCTCAGGTACACTGTGGAGGAAGAGGTAAAGCAGGCGGTGTAAAGCTGGTAAAGAATCAGGAGGAGCTAAGAGAAGCAGTTGAAAGCATGCTGGGGAAAGTTTTAAAGACCTTCCAGTGTCCCGAAGGTAAGCCTGTGAGTAGAGTATGGATAGAAAAGGCTACCAACATAGAAAAAGAGTTTTATCTTTCCATAACTCTTGACAGGTCTGTCTCAAAACCTGTTTTTATGGCAAGCGCGGAAGGTGGCATGGAGATAGAAGAAGTGGCAAAGGAAAAGCCAGAAGCTATACACACGCTGCACATAGACCCAGCCCTCGGTCTTATGCCCTTTCAAGCAAGGAAGATAGCCTTTAAACTTGGACTTCCCGTAAATGAGTTTGTAAGGATATCCCTTGCTCTCTACAAGATGTATACGGACATGGATGCCAGCTTGGTGGAGATAAACCCACTGGTGCTTACTAAAGAAGGAAACCTAATCCTCTTGGATGCCAAGGTGGAGATAGACGATAATGCAATGCTAAGGCACAAGGACGTGGAGGAGCTTGAGGACCTTACACAGCTTGACCCCCTTGAAATAGAGGCAAAGCGTTATAGTCTCAATTACATAAAGCTGGATGGTAACATAGGTTGTATGGTAAACGGTGCAGGTCTTGCCATGACAACTATGGACATAATAAAGCTGGCGGGCGGAGACCCTGCTAACTTCCTTGATGTGGGTGGAGGTGCTAATGTGGAACAGATAGCCAACGCTTTCAGGATTCTGATGGCTGACAAAAATGTAAAAGCAGTCTTTATAAACATCTTTGGGGGGATACTCAGATGCGATAGGTTAGCTCAAGGTCTTATAGAGGCGGCAAAGATGGTGGAGATAAAGGTGCCGGTGGTGGTCAGAATGGAGGGGACTAATGTGGAGGAGGGAAGAAGATTACTGTCAGAGTCCGGACTAAACTTTGTCAATGCTGTAGATATGTGGGACGGTGCCAAAAAGGCAACTGAGTTGGCATTAAGGTAA
- a CDS encoding 3'-5' exonuclease, with product MKEILLESTFVSIDIETTGFDEESSDIIEIACVRVEGCIITDRFSTLVNPGYLLPDRIVKLTGITNAMIVGKPNIYEVLPHFLRFVGDSIIVGHHVEKDMAFIDKAYRVLYGKKFKHPHICTLNLARNILPDLKRYSLKDLADHFNIRYRRLHRALDDAETTAYLFIELLNLLWNHLRVGDYLGIKRLSKA from the coding sequence ATGAAGGAGATACTCCTTGAAAGCACATTTGTGAGCATTGATATAGAAACTACCGGTTTTGATGAGGAAAGCTCTGACATAATAGAGATAGCTTGCGTCAGGGTGGAGGGGTGCATAATAACAGATAGGTTTAGCACCCTCGTAAATCCTGGATACTTGCTTCCCGATAGGATAGTTAAGCTTACCGGCATAACCAACGCTATGATAGTAGGTAAACCAAATATATACGAGGTACTGCCGCACTTCCTACGGTTTGTGGGAGATAGCATAATAGTTGGACACCATGTGGAAAAGGACATGGCTTTCATAGACAAAGCTTATAGAGTGCTTTACGGAAAGAAATTCAAACATCCTCACATCTGCACTTTGAACTTGGCAAGGAACATCTTACCTGACCTAAAAAGATACTCCCTCAAAGACTTGGCAGACCACTTTAATATAAGATACAGAAGGCTTCACAGAGCCCTTGATGATGCAGAAACTACCGCTTACCTGTTTATTGAACTTTTGAACCTGCTCTGGAATCACCTAAGGGTAGGCGATTACTTAGGCATAAAAAGACTCTCTAAAGCTTGA
- a CDS encoding J domain-containing protein encodes MPIKDYYQILGVSKDATAEEIKKAYRRLAKEYHPDISADENASEKFKEINEAYHILSDEERRKEYDRILKSGDEKSYRDFMEYIQDFLESIWQGMRRSPKPKKGGDVRLKLELTLEEAAFGCEKDIEYERWIDCPTCEGKGYVGKMEKVTCHACEGTGRRVSGIFSFPRPCSVCKGRGFIIKNQCPACSGRGRVAMHSLLRVNVPPGTDEGDVLKVPGKGHTGERGGEAGDLYLRVSLKPHPIFKKVGKDLYMEAFISFPLAVLGGTTKIKTLEGSYQEVFLQPGTECGSTKRLQGLGYPIAGGRGDLIITFRIEVPKNVNSNIRALIEKLAKELGEEGIEYQSGVITKILSLLKL; translated from the coding sequence ATGCCCATTAAAGACTACTATCAGATATTGGGTGTGAGCAAAGATGCAACAGCTGAGGAGATAAAGAAGGCTTACAGAAGGCTTGCCAAAGAGTACCATCCCGATATAAGTGCTGACGAAAATGCTTCTGAGAAGTTCAAGGAGATAAATGAGGCTTACCACATTCTTTCCGACGAAGAAAGAAGAAAGGAGTATGACAGGATATTAAAAAGCGGAGATGAAAAAAGCTACAGGGACTTTATGGAATACATACAGGACTTTTTGGAAAGCATATGGCAGGGTATGAGGAGATCGCCCAAGCCCAAAAAGGGTGGTGATGTAAGGCTTAAGCTGGAGCTTACCCTTGAAGAGGCTGCCTTTGGATGTGAGAAAGATATAGAATACGAAAGGTGGATAGACTGTCCCACCTGCGAGGGTAAAGGTTATGTAGGGAAGATGGAAAAGGTTACTTGTCATGCCTGTGAGGGCACTGGAAGGAGGGTAAGCGGTATATTTAGCTTTCCCAGACCTTGCTCAGTGTGTAAGGGAAGAGGATTTATCATAAAGAATCAGTGCCCTGCTTGTTCGGGAAGGGGAAGAGTGGCAATGCATAGTCTTCTGAGGGTGAATGTCCCCCCAGGCACCGATGAGGGTGATGTTCTCAAAGTACCAGGCAAAGGACACACAGGTGAGAGAGGTGGTGAAGCTGGAGATCTCTACCTGAGGGTAAGTTTAAAACCTCACCCCATCTTTAAGAAGGTGGGAAAGGACCTTTACATGGAAGCATTTATATCCTTCCCCTTAGCCGTCTTAGGTGGTACGACTAAGATAAAAACACTGGAAGGTAGTTATCAAGAAGTTTTTTTACAGCCAGGTACAGAGTGCGGTTCTACAAAGAGGCTACAAGGTCTGGGATACCCAATCGCGGGGGGAAGAGGAGACCTTATTATTACCTTCAGGATAGAGGTTCCTAAAAATGTAAATTCCAACATAAGAGCGCTTATTGAAAAACTCGCCAAAGAGCTGGGCGAGGAGGGCATAGAGTATCAAAGTGGTGTAATCACCAAGATATTAAGCCTTCTCAAGCTTTAG
- the argS gene encoding arginine--tRNA ligase: MRETLESSIKETIKEIYGINIEGFTVEKPKEESLGDLSTNVAFLVAKELKINPKDVAQELAKKLSNKKMLAKASGGFINFTFSENFWREEFEKLLKEREKYFVEDIGKGESVQIEFVSANPTGPLHLGHGRGAVVGDVLANLLETYGYRVVREYYINDAGYQVYLLGLSVFCRYMELFGQEDAELKQVYEREGYKGSYIKKLAEDVKAFYGDALLKEERQKAIERLRDYAVKRLLEEIRDDLELLNIKFDVWYSERSLYEEGKVEQVINLLRERGYTYEKDQALWFRSTDFGDDKDRVLIRSDGTYTYFASDVAYHWEKYKRGFARVINVWGADHHGYLPRLKGALSALGVPQNWLHVQFVQMVRLFSAGQEVRMSKRTGEFVTLRELVEEVGSDAVRFTFLTKRSDTPLDFDIDLLKKKSSENPVFYVQYMHARIRGVFREVLSRFGIDADKEELNKFVYNLREEQELKLVKKAVSLKDSIKEAALRWLPHIITYELIDLAKDFHNYYNHYRVIVEDREVMLSRLALFKGIETSVKFALKLMKVSAPERM, encoded by the coding sequence GTGAGAGAAACACTTGAAAGTAGTATAAAGGAGACAATAAAGGAAATTTACGGAATTAACATAGAAGGCTTTACCGTGGAGAAGCCAAAAGAGGAAAGTCTGGGTGATCTCTCTACGAATGTTGCCTTTCTGGTAGCAAAGGAGCTCAAGATAAATCCAAAGGATGTGGCACAAGAGCTGGCAAAAAAGCTGAGCAACAAAAAGATGTTGGCAAAAGCAAGCGGTGGTTTTATAAACTTCACTTTTTCTGAAAATTTTTGGAGAGAGGAGTTTGAAAAGCTCTTAAAAGAAAGGGAGAAGTACTTTGTGGAAGATATTGGTAAGGGGGAGAGTGTGCAGATAGAGTTTGTGAGCGCAAATCCTACAGGACCACTTCACCTGGGTCACGGTAGAGGTGCGGTGGTGGGAGATGTGCTGGCAAATCTCTTAGAAACATACGGCTATCGTGTGGTGAGAGAGTATTACATTAACGATGCTGGTTATCAGGTTTATCTGCTGGGGCTTTCTGTATTCTGCAGGTACATGGAACTTTTTGGACAGGAAGATGCAGAGCTTAAACAGGTTTATGAGAGGGAAGGATACAAGGGTAGTTATATTAAAAAACTCGCAGAAGATGTAAAAGCCTTTTACGGTGATGCGCTTCTCAAGGAAGAAAGACAAAAAGCAATAGAAAGGCTCAGAGATTATGCAGTAAAAAGGCTCTTGGAGGAGATAAGAGACGATCTTGAACTTCTAAACATCAAATTTGATGTTTGGTATAGCGAAAGGTCCCTTTATGAGGAGGGGAAAGTTGAGCAGGTGATAAACCTACTCAGAGAGAGGGGCTACACCTACGAAAAAGATCAGGCACTGTGGTTCAGGTCCACAGATTTTGGAGATGACAAAGACAGGGTGCTTATAAGGTCTGACGGGACTTACACTTACTTTGCCAGCGATGTGGCTTACCATTGGGAAAAGTATAAAAGAGGCTTTGCTCGTGTGATAAATGTATGGGGAGCAGACCATCACGGATACCTTCCAAGATTAAAAGGAGCGCTATCCGCCCTGGGAGTGCCCCAAAACTGGCTCCATGTGCAGTTTGTTCAGATGGTGAGGCTCTTCAGCGCAGGACAGGAAGTAAGAATGTCCAAAAGGACTGGAGAGTTTGTAACCCTTAGGGAGCTTGTGGAAGAGGTCGGGTCTGATGCAGTAAGGTTTACCTTCCTGACCAAAAGAAGCGATACTCCCTTGGATTTTGACATAGACCTTTTGAAGAAGAAAAGCTCAGAAAATCCTGTATTTTATGTACAGTACATGCATGCCAGAATAAGGGGGGTGTTTAGAGAGGTGCTCTCAAGATTTGGCATAGATGCAGACAAGGAAGAGCTTAATAAATTTGTCTATAACTTAAGGGAAGAGCAGGAGCTAAAACTTGTAAAGAAGGCAGTATCTCTAAAAGACTCTATAAAAGAAGCAGCCCTTAGATGGCTTCCTCACATAATAACCTATGAACTTATAGACCTTGCTAAGGACTTTCACAACTACTATAACCATTATCGTGTTATAGTTGAAGACAGAGAAGTTATGCTTTCACGGCTTGCTCTATTCAAAGGCATTGAAACCTCAGTAAAGTTTGCACTAAAATTAATGAAGGTATCCGCACCAGAAAGAATGTGA
- a CDS encoding SPOR domain-containing protein, with the protein MKRERLVVLLGILVALVFFYLGLNAWIKNKEEKITPPPVVIQPKPKQTAPPTPPPPEPAQPPAEEKPKEEEKKAKKVEEKPIVKKVKPAEEKPKEEKRKEEVKRPEKENLKQKTYLVQVGAFSKAENAQKALKKAKDLGYKGSIVEEDGLYKVRLKITTADIGKDVSRLKGQFGSVIIKQ; encoded by the coding sequence ATGAAGAGGGAAAGGTTGGTAGTCTTGCTAGGCATCTTAGTAGCCTTAGTCTTCTTTTATTTAGGACTAAATGCTTGGATTAAAAATAAGGAGGAAAAGATCACGCCACCCCCTGTAGTAATACAACCCAAACCCAAGCAAACAGCACCCCCAACTCCACCACCACCTGAACCAGCACAGCCACCCGCAGAAGAAAAACCCAAGGAAGAAGAGAAAAAAGCCAAAAAGGTGGAAGAAAAGCCTATTGTAAAGAAGGTAAAACCCGCAGAGGAAAAACCTAAGGAAGAGAAAAGGAAGGAAGAAGTTAAAAGACCTGAGAAAGAAAACCTTAAACAAAAGACTTACTTGGTTCAAGTAGGAGCGTTTTCCAAAGCTGAGAATGCGCAAAAAGCTCTCAAAAAAGCAAAAGACTTAGGTTATAAAGGTTCAATAGTGGAAGAAGATGGTCTTTATAAGGTAAGATTGAAGATCACTACGGCAGATATAGGGAAGGATGTGAGCAGGTTAAAGGGTCAATTTGGTAGCGTAATTATCAAACAATGA
- a CDS encoding SPOR domain-containing protein has translation MKKPIFFILLILLSCAVRDEQRTKEWQYYYDMGMSSYVAKNYSDAIANFFRATQIAPKEPKVWNALGLAYTEAKEFQKAESSFQKALEIDPAYTEAKMNLGILYYKAKDYTKAKNILEDALKDETFSQKHMAYYYLAKVYKALGEDNKYLENLEKATAYNPLFLEAQMELAEEYERRGEYEKAKYVYTTLLNNNVDIPLVSLSLARVNFELGNYEESKSIIKSILERKDGDNFVKSQAYSLLNKILIAEQERYIRSLHKGAEEKPEEEQKLTPALQSVKEVQPPVQEKVYAIQLGSFSSYERADAFKKKLEGSLKDVRVVEQSGVYKVIYGRFTSREEAEKKQRDLLKNFNILGFIVEQ, from the coding sequence ATGAAAAAGCCTATTTTTTTTATACTTCTTATCTTACTATCATGCGCAGTCAGAGATGAACAGAGAACAAAAGAATGGCAGTACTACTACGATATGGGTATGTCCTCCTATGTAGCCAAGAATTACTCCGATGCTATTGCTAACTTCTTTAGGGCTACGCAGATAGCACCTAAGGAGCCAAAAGTATGGAACGCCCTTGGACTTGCCTATACGGAAGCTAAGGAGTTTCAAAAAGCAGAAAGCTCTTTTCAGAAAGCTTTAGAAATTGATCCCGCATACACAGAAGCCAAAATGAACTTAGGCATACTTTATTACAAAGCAAAAGATTACACAAAAGCAAAAAACATCCTTGAGGATGCGCTAAAAGACGAAACTTTTTCGCAGAAGCACATGGCTTATTATTACCTTGCAAAGGTTTATAAGGCACTGGGGGAGGACAATAAATATTTGGAAAACTTAGAGAAGGCTACCGCCTACAACCCACTATTCTTAGAAGCTCAGATGGAGCTTGCAGAAGAGTACGAAAGGAGAGGAGAGTACGAAAAGGCAAAGTATGTTTATACAACGCTTCTTAATAACAACGTAGATATCCCTTTAGTCTCTCTTAGCCTCGCAAGAGTGAACTTTGAACTTGGCAATTACGAAGAGTCCAAGAGCATCATAAAGAGTATTCTTGAGAGGAAGGATGGTGATAATTTTGTAAAAAGTCAAGCATACAGTCTATTAAATAAGATACTTATAGCTGAACAAGAAAGATACATACGCAGTTTACACAAAGGAGCGGAAGAAAAGCCAGAGGAGGAGCAAAAACTAACACCAGCACTACAATCCGTTAAAGAGGTGCAACCTCCGGTGCAGGAAAAGGTCTACGCCATACAGCTGGGAAGTTTCTCTTCTTACGAGAGAGCAGATGCCTTTAAGAAGAAGTTAGAAGGTTCACTCAAAGATGTAAGAGTGGTGGAACAGTCGGGGGTTTATAAGGTTATATACGGAAGATTCACCAGCAGAGAAGAGGCAGAAAAGAAGCAAAGAGATCTTCTAAAAAACTTTAATATTCTGGGGTTTATAGTGGAGCAGTGA